The Cystobacter fuscus DSM 2262 genome includes a region encoding these proteins:
- a CDS encoding alpha/beta hydrolase family protein has product MRRTLRMTAALALAGLVLHGCEHPDNPPDGQNPPPVDPEETRGQDSRTYTVDEAALPFTALSNAPESDRWWGTLEGSGYRIEVPKNWNGMLVMYAHGYAGTASTLNVSTPSIRRHLLENGYAWAASSYSKNSYDVRAGIEDTNALALAFTRIASERGRPLEAPRKTYIIGHSMGGHVAAAAIDAETLETANHKVRYDGAVPMCGVLGDSELFNYFAAYGLAAQQLAGYPASGWPVEDWALIQPGVKAALFKTYPTEVTPQGDKVKQVVKHLTGGERPLFDPGFSGPLARSIQDLLWGTFGGSGTLDGILNRDGISTVDIQFQFDADASLSAEEQAFNASIYRVRGDPEANRLRRDGLRWIPKTNARISVPVVSLHTLGDLFVPFSMEQIFKRRADAQGTSQWLVQRAIRGVSHCDFTTAEQVAAFDAMVQWEQRGLKPQGDEVLDPAVVSSSSYGCAFTNNTVGPDDPQTTGLIRASIVSAYPCPAR; this is encoded by the coding sequence ATGAGAAGAACCCTTCGCATGACGGCGGCGCTCGCGCTCGCCGGTCTGGTCCTGCACGGCTGTGAGCACCCGGACAACCCGCCAGATGGGCAGAATCCACCCCCCGTGGATCCCGAGGAGACTCGCGGCCAGGACTCGCGCACCTATACGGTCGACGAGGCGGCCCTGCCCTTCACCGCCCTGTCCAACGCCCCCGAGAGCGACCGCTGGTGGGGCACCCTCGAGGGCAGCGGCTATCGCATCGAGGTCCCCAAGAACTGGAATGGCATGCTCGTGATGTACGCGCACGGGTACGCCGGCACCGCGAGCACCCTCAACGTCAGCACCCCCAGCATCCGGCGCCACCTCCTCGAGAACGGGTACGCCTGGGCCGCTTCGAGCTACTCGAAGAACTCCTATGACGTGCGCGCGGGAATCGAGGACACCAACGCCCTCGCGCTCGCCTTCACGCGCATCGCCTCCGAGCGGGGCCGCCCGCTCGAGGCCCCTCGCAAGACGTACATCATCGGTCACTCCATGGGCGGACATGTCGCCGCCGCCGCCATCGACGCGGAGACCCTCGAGACCGCCAACCACAAGGTCCGCTACGACGGCGCCGTCCCCATGTGCGGCGTGCTGGGCGACTCGGAGCTGTTCAATTACTTCGCCGCCTACGGGCTCGCCGCCCAGCAGCTCGCGGGCTACCCCGCCTCGGGCTGGCCGGTGGAGGACTGGGCGCTGATCCAACCTGGCGTGAAGGCCGCGCTCTTCAAGACCTACCCCACCGAGGTGACTCCCCAGGGCGACAAAGTGAAGCAGGTCGTCAAGCACCTGACCGGTGGCGAGCGGCCCCTGTTCGACCCCGGCTTCAGTGGCCCCCTGGCCAGGAGCATCCAGGACCTGCTCTGGGGCACCTTCGGCGGCTCCGGCACCTTGGACGGCATCCTCAACCGGGACGGCATCTCCACCGTGGACATCCAGTTCCAGTTCGATGCCGACGCGAGCCTCTCCGCCGAGGAGCAGGCGTTCAATGCCTCCATCTACCGCGTGCGCGGAGACCCCGAGGCCAACAGGCTCCGCCGCGATGGGCTCCGATGGATTCCCAAGACGAATGCCCGCATCTCGGTTCCCGTGGTCAGCCTCCACACGCTGGGCGATCTGTTCGTCCCCTTCAGCATGGAGCAGATCTTCAAGCGCCGCGCGGATGCCCAGGGCACCTCCCAGTGGCTCGTCCAGCGCGCCATCCGCGGCGTCAGCCACTGCGATTTCACCACCGCCGAACAGGTCGCCGCCTTCGATGCCATGGTCCAGTGGGAGCAGCGGGGCCTCAAGCCCCA